From a single Anaerolineales bacterium genomic region:
- a CDS encoding class I SAM-dependent methyltransferase, with the protein MNWHARYLQQAVWTRDLRNYLFDRAGLPNANRVLEVGCGTGAILREINAPAPLHGLDLEPASLAQCRIHAPAASLTLGDAHFLPYPDKSFDIVFCHFLLLWVRNPLRVVREMARVGKTVLALAEPDYRQRVDEPAALKPLGEWQTQALIRQGADPFFGSLLAETFHQAGITLLETGPIQSMDAKRSLEEWENEWDVIKADLADSVAGEDIQKMKELDEQARRRGERVLHVPTYFAWGKT; encoded by the coding sequence ATGAACTGGCACGCGCGTTATCTCCAGCAAGCCGTGTGGACCCGCGACCTGCGGAATTATCTTTTTGACAGGGCGGGCTTGCCCAATGCAAACCGTGTATTGGAAGTAGGCTGCGGTACGGGAGCCATCCTGCGTGAGATCAACGCGCCCGCCCCGCTTCATGGCTTGGACCTCGAGCCTGCTTCGCTTGCCCAATGCCGAATCCACGCTCCAGCCGCTTCGTTGACGCTCGGTGACGCGCACTTTCTGCCCTATCCTGACAAATCCTTCGACATCGTGTTCTGTCACTTCCTTCTGCTGTGGGTAAGGAACCCGCTGCGGGTTGTCCGTGAGATGGCGCGGGTGGGCAAAACCGTTCTGGCGCTGGCGGAGCCGGATTATCGTCAGCGGGTGGACGAGCCAGCCGCGCTGAAGCCGCTCGGCGAATGGCAGACGCAGGCATTGATCCGGCAGGGCGCGGATCCGTTCTTCGGGTCGCTTCTGGCGGAGACGTTTCATCAGGCGGGGATCACGCTGCTTGAAACAGGACCCATTCAAAGCATGGATGCGAAGCGTTCGCTTGAGGAGTGGGAGAATGAATGGGATGTGATAAAAGCCGATCTGGCTGATTCCGTCGCGGGCGAGGACATCCAAAAGATGAAGGAATTGGATGAACAGGCGCGCAGGCGCGGGGAGCGGGTTCTGCACGTGCCAACTTACTTTGCGTGGGGTAAGACTTAA
- a CDS encoding DUF456 domain-containing protein produces MVPFSWEFFGQVVLEALTLFVLLAGLAGLLIPIFPGLTVMWIGTLVYALVQASNGKMTWVDWTLFVFITLLMVVGNVIDNIIIAKHVRDKEVPWSSILLAFAAGIIISIIFTPLGGMVAAPAGLFAAEWRRLKDRDTALANTRAWMTGFGWAIAVKMGIGVVMIALWMLWAWL; encoded by the coding sequence ATGGTTCCCTTCTCATGGGAGTTCTTCGGTCAGGTGGTTTTGGAAGCGCTCACGCTGTTCGTCCTGCTGGCGGGGCTGGCGGGCTTGCTCATTCCCATCTTCCCCGGGCTGACGGTCATGTGGATCGGCACGCTGGTCTATGCCCTGGTTCAAGCCTCGAACGGCAAGATGACCTGGGTGGACTGGACTTTGTTCGTGTTCATCACCCTGCTGATGGTCGTCGGCAACGTCATTGACAACATCATCATTGCCAAGCATGTGCGCGACAAGGAAGTGCCCTGGTCTTCCATCCTGCTGGCGTTTGCGGCGGGGATCATCATCAGCATTATTTTCACGCCGCTGGGCGGGATGGTTGCCGCGCCCGCCGGTCTCTTTGCGGCAGAGTGGCGGCGCTTGAAGGACAGGGACACCGCCCTTGCCAACACCAGGGCATGGATGACGGGCTTCGGCTGGGCGATTGCCGTTAAAATGGGGATCGGTGTTGTTATGATCGCGCTCTGGATGTTGTGGGCGTGGCTGTAA
- the lepB gene encoding signal peptidase I: MEILEQEAQASGTTETPPAEEKTNWTRFALDMLETVILAVVLFVVINAVSARVRVDGFSMRPTLEDGEFVLVSKLSYVWSDVERGDIVVFHFPLNPDEELIKRVIGLPGDRVKVQDGQVFVNGQMLNEPYIAQTPYYSGEWTVEDGFLFVLGDNRNNSNDSKDWGFLPAENVVGKAVLIYWPPPMWGFLEHTGAFAAQ; this comes from the coding sequence TTGGAAATTTTGGAACAGGAAGCGCAGGCGAGCGGAACCACGGAAACCCCTCCGGCGGAGGAAAAAACGAATTGGACCCGTTTTGCGCTGGATATGCTGGAAACCGTCATTTTGGCGGTGGTTTTGTTCGTGGTCATCAATGCGGTGTCTGCGCGCGTGCGGGTGGATGGTTTCAGTATGCGCCCGACCTTGGAAGACGGCGAGTTCGTGTTGGTGAGCAAACTGAGCTATGTTTGGAGCGACGTGGAGCGCGGCGATATCGTTGTGTTTCACTTTCCCTTGAACCCGGATGAGGAGCTGATCAAGCGCGTGATCGGACTGCCCGGCGATCGTGTGAAGGTGCAGGATGGTCAGGTGTTTGTGAACGGGCAGATGCTCAACGAGCCGTACATTGCCCAGACGCCTTATTACTCCGGCGAGTGGACGGTGGAGGATGGTTTTCTCTTTGTGCTGGGTGATAACCGCAACAACTCGAACGACTCGAAAGACTGGGGCTTTCTGCCGGCGGAGAACGTGGTCGGCAAGGCGGTCCTGATCTATTGGCCCCCGCCCATGTGGGGATTTTTGGAGCATACGGGAGCCTTTGCGGCGCAATAG
- a CDS encoding transposase — protein sequence MNFRRYYIPGSAVFITQVVQDREPIFRDAAHMSLLRQILRNVKELYPFIMLGYVFLFDHFHMLIQPTGGGNFSDIMRSLKTNFTKEYKKKLGLSSSQSMKFWQKRFWDHVIRDDKDFENHLHYIHFNPVRHGYVRDPRDWQNSSYLEWEKRGLYPPAFYWDEPKDIDWGE from the coding sequence ATGAATTTTCGCCGTTATTATATCCCCGGCTCGGCGGTTTTTATCACGCAGGTCGTTCAAGATCGCGAACCTATTTTTCGAGACGCGGCGCACATGAGCTTGCTACGCCAGATCTTGCGCAATGTCAAAGAACTATATCCTTTTATCATGCTTGGATATGTTTTTCTCTTCGATCATTTCCATATGCTCATCCAGCCAACGGGCGGCGGCAATTTTAGCGATATCATGCGTTCGCTGAAAACGAATTTCACCAAGGAATACAAAAAGAAACTCGGTCTTTCCTCGTCTCAATCCATGAAATTCTGGCAAAAGCGGTTTTGGGATCATGTGATTCGAGACGACAAAGACTTTGAGAACCATTTGCATTACATTCATTTCAACCCTGTCCGGCACGGATATGTTCGAGACCCGCGCGATTGGCAAAACAGTAGTTATCTCGAATGGGAGAAACGCGGGCTGTATCCTCCCGCTTTTTATTGGGATGAGCCAAAAGATATAGATTGGGGCGAGTAG
- a CDS encoding VIT1/CCC1 transporter family protein, with protein MEFQEAIRKKVIDFQRTEITEHHIYSRLAKKINSPENAKIIKQIADDELRHYNEWKEYSKQDVSPNWAQVWWYYLLSRIFGYTFGIKLMERGEEQAQKNYADVIPFIPDAERIQHEEDVHEERLIAMLNEERLEYAGSVVLGLNDALVELTGALAGLTLALQNTQLIALSGLITGIAAAMSMAASEYLSTRSEDTGKHPVRAAIYTGIAYIVTVFLLILPYLLFENYFFNLAWALVTAVIIIAVFNYYISVAKDEPFRARFLEMAGLSFGVAIFSFIIGYLIRIWLGVEI; from the coding sequence ATGGAATTCCAGGAAGCCATCCGAAAAAAAGTCATTGACTTTCAGCGCACGGAGATCACCGAACATCACATTTACTCGCGCCTTGCGAAGAAGATCAATTCGCCCGAAAACGCAAAGATCATAAAGCAGATCGCGGACGATGAACTCCGCCACTACAACGAGTGGAAGGAATACAGCAAGCAGGATGTTTCGCCGAACTGGGCGCAGGTCTGGTGGTATTACCTTCTCAGCCGCATCTTCGGCTACACCTTCGGCATCAAGCTCATGGAGCGCGGCGAGGAACAGGCGCAAAAGAATTATGCAGACGTGATCCCGTTCATCCCCGACGCGGAACGCATCCAACACGAGGAGGATGTGCACGAGGAGCGGTTGATCGCGATGCTCAATGAGGAACGCCTGGAATACGCCGGATCGGTGGTGCTTGGTCTCAACGACGCACTGGTGGAGTTGACCGGCGCTCTTGCCGGTCTTACGCTTGCCCTGCAAAATACGCAATTGATCGCCCTTTCCGGCTTGATCACAGGCATCGCCGCGGCGATGTCGATGGCGGCAAGCGAGTATCTCTCCACGCGCTCGGAGGACACCGGCAAACACCCCGTCCGCGCGGCGATCTACACCGGCATCGCCTACATCGTAACCGTCTTCCTGCTCATCCTGCCGTACCTGCTTTTCGAAAATTACTTCTTCAACCTGGCATGGGCGCTCGTCACCGCGGTGATCATCATTGCCGTCTTCAACTATTACATCTCCGTCGCCAAGGACGAACCCTTCCGCGCGCGCTTTTTGGAAATGGCAGGGCTGTCATTCGGCGTGGCGATCTTCTCATTCATCATCGGCTATCTCATCCGCATCTGGCTTGGGGTTGAGATATAG
- a CDS encoding YgiT-type zinc finger protein produces the protein MSDTELNPSTIPCNECHAGVMLARRITYFTWLGNELITVPHFPAWICDVCGKREYDERAIQWLNMLLDPNAGNPTRSQRRTPPPPRPQPGAPRPISDS, from the coding sequence ATGAGCGATACTGAACTCAATCCATCGACCATTCCGTGCAATGAATGTCATGCGGGCGTCATGCTTGCCCGCCGTATTACCTATTTTACATGGCTGGGCAATGAGTTGATCACGGTTCCGCATTTCCCCGCCTGGATCTGCGATGTGTGCGGCAAACGCGAATATGACGAGCGGGCGATCCAGTGGCTGAACATGCTTCTGGACCCGAATGCCGGCAACCCGACCAGATCCCAGCGCCGCACGCCGCCCCCCCCCCGACCTCAACCCGGCGCGCCGCGCCCCATTTCCGATTCCTGA
- the glmS gene encoding glutamine--fructose-6-phosphate transaminase (isomerizing), which translates to MCGIFGYVTNKEEALGPILIEAAERLTYRGYDSVGAATLNNGNIDLRKDVGKVDAVAVKYNIAEMRGQRGITQLRWATFGEPSQVNSQPHLDSDGDMVGAHNGNVVNNVELREQFIAEGMTVRSQNDGETCVHAVERYINRGYEFIDAIRLAYGDLEGDYAFVIGRTNDDKLYAFKKGSGMVVGLGEGFTCVSSDLPSILPLTREVIRPQDGEIVTLWADKVEVRSVKDGKLIDRKQETVTETMDAVQKGGYPHFMLKEIHEQSQVARELFHVLNGNREVETLVEKMKNARHLYFIGCGTSYHAASAGAVYFAQLAGRAVIPVLAPQFIPQYAPTVNHEDVGIFVSQSGETKDVLNALEAAEAKGMACHGLANVVGSTLTKSASLCLPLCCGYEISVPATKTFTNQVVTFLYLAYKLAGRDVRELDAIPELMEQTLSMVEPQVKQIAEDINEWNDLYCLGYGATYPIALEGALKLKEITYAHCEGMLSTEFKHGPLSAVSKGFPIIFVSDGSANPLIISGLNEVKVRGARTIVIAEEDARLRANADDVIVLPKSDPQIAALLGVLPLQLLSYHMSVMRGYDPDFPRNLSKTLTVD; encoded by the coding sequence ATGTGTGGAATTTTCGGCTATGTAACAAATAAAGAAGAAGCATTGGGACCGATTCTGATCGAGGCGGCGGAACGGCTCACCTACCGCGGTTATGACTCGGTCGGCGCGGCGACGCTGAACAACGGCAACATCGACCTGCGCAAGGACGTCGGCAAGGTGGATGCGGTGGCGGTGAAATACAATATCGCCGAAATGCGCGGACAGCGCGGCATTACGCAACTCCGCTGGGCGACGTTTGGAGAACCTTCGCAGGTTAATTCACAGCCGCACTTAGACTCAGACGGCGACATGGTCGGTGCGCACAACGGCAACGTGGTGAACAACGTCGAATTGCGCGAACAGTTCATCGCCGAGGGCATGACCGTCCGTTCGCAGAATGACGGCGAGACGTGCGTTCACGCCGTTGAGAGATATATCAATCGCGGCTATGAATTCATCGACGCGATCCGTCTGGCGTATGGCGATCTCGAAGGCGACTATGCCTTTGTCATCGGGCGCACCAACGACGATAAACTGTATGCCTTCAAAAAAGGCTCCGGCATGGTGGTGGGCCTAGGCGAAGGCTTTACCTGCGTTTCGTCCGACCTGCCCTCGATATTGCCGCTGACGCGCGAAGTGATCCGCCCGCAGGATGGGGAGATCGTCACGCTCTGGGCAGACAAGGTCGAGGTGCGTTCGGTCAAGGATGGAAAACTCATCGACAGAAAACAGGAAACCGTGACCGAGACGATGGACGCGGTGCAAAAGGGCGGGTATCCGCATTTCATGTTGAAGGAGATCCACGAGCAGAGTCAGGTCGCGCGCGAGTTATTCCACGTATTGAACGGCAACCGCGAGGTCGAAACGCTGGTCGAGAAGATGAAGAACGCGCGTCATCTGTATTTCATCGGCTGCGGCACGAGTTATCATGCGGCGTCGGCGGGCGCGGTCTATTTCGCGCAATTGGCTGGGCGCGCCGTCATCCCTGTGCTCGCGCCGCAGTTCATCCCCCAATATGCGCCGACGGTCAACCACGAGGACGTGGGCATTTTCGTCAGCCAGTCGGGCGAGACCAAGGATGTGCTCAACGCGCTGGAAGCGGCGGAGGCGAAGGGCATGGCGTGTCATGGATTGGCGAACGTGGTCGGCTCGACCCTGACCAAAAGCGCTTCGCTCTGTCTCCCCTTGTGCTGCGGATACGAGATCAGCGTTCCCGCCACGAAGACCTTTACCAACCAGGTCGTGACGTTCCTGTATCTGGCATATAAGCTGGCGGGACGCGATGTGCGCGAGCTGGACGCCATCCCCGAGTTGATGGAGCAGACCCTTTCGATGGTCGAGCCGCAGGTCAAGCAGATCGCGGAAGACATCAACGAGTGGAACGACCTGTACTGCCTCGGCTACGGCGCGACCTATCCCATCGCGCTCGAAGGCGCGTTGAAGTTGAAAGAGATCACCTACGCCCATTGCGAAGGGATGCTTTCGACCGAGTTCAAACACGGACCACTCTCGGCGGTCAGCAAGGGTTTTCCGATCATCTTTGTGTCGGATGGCAGTGCAAATCCGCTCATCATCAGCGGACTCAACGAAGTCAAGGTACGCGGCGCACGCACCATCGTCATCGCCGAGGAAGACGCCCGCCTGCGCGCCAATGCGGACGATGTGATCGTGCTGCCCAAGTCCGACCCGCAGATCGCGGCGCTGCTGGGCGTACTGCCGTTGCAGTTGCTTTCGTATCACATGAGCGTCATGCGCGGATATGACCCCGATTTCCCAAGGAATTTGAGCAAGACGCTGACGGTGGATTGA
- a CDS encoding SRPBCC domain-containing protein, whose protein sequence is MPSVTAEIQLQAPVKLAYRAFTNSTSLREWLCDAATVDPHPNGRIYLAWRRDFFSSGHYLELEENKRVVFQWRSNTDPGPTRVTVTIKEASGGVRLQLDHTVPDDPSWLMLASGFQKYWEDSLQNLKSVLETGIDLRIATRPMLGILPGDFTPEQAQALKIPVREGIRLDGVVDGMGAQQAGLQRDDLIVKMGGKDITSDFNTLTNALAGRKGGENVEVVFYRGAEKKTVTMQLSKRPMPDVPFEPPKLAAQARALYQPALAELEKCFEGYSDEQAMRRPDPKEWSALEVVAHLIQGERFNAILLSSLVDGYELTNDGFGSNVTAAVEATVKANPSIQLMLDALRRSVEEILIYTELLPEEFAANRASYYRFGSILLQPNFHITAHTQQIKDALAAAGK, encoded by the coding sequence ATGCCATCCGTCACTGCCGAGATCCAACTTCAAGCGCCGGTCAAGCTTGCCTACCGCGCCTTCACCAACTCCACCTCCCTGCGCGAGTGGCTGTGCGATGCCGCCACGGTGGACCCGCATCCCAACGGGCGCATCTACCTCGCCTGGCGCCGGGATTTTTTCTCCAGCGGGCATTATCTTGAACTGGAGGAAAACAAACGGGTCGTCTTTCAGTGGCGTTCGAATACCGACCCCGGACCGACCCGCGTCACCGTTACGATAAAGGAAGCGAGCGGCGGCGTCCGCCTCCAGCTTGACCACACCGTCCCGGACGATCCATCCTGGCTGATGCTGGCAAGCGGCTTTCAAAAATACTGGGAAGACAGCCTGCAGAACCTGAAATCGGTGCTGGAAACCGGCATCGACCTGCGCATCGCCACCCGCCCGATGCTGGGAATCCTGCCGGGAGATTTCACCCCCGAACAGGCGCAGGCGTTGAAGATCCCCGTCCGCGAGGGCATCCGGCTGGACGGTGTGGTGGACGGCATGGGCGCGCAACAGGCTGGCCTGCAACGCGACGACCTGATCGTCAAAATGGGCGGCAAGGATATCACCAGCGATTTCAACACCCTGACCAATGCGCTCGCCGGCAGGAAGGGCGGCGAGAATGTGGAAGTAGTGTTCTACCGCGGAGCGGAAAAGAAGACTGTCACCATGCAGTTGAGCAAACGCCCGATGCCCGACGTGCCCTTCGAGCCCCCCAAACTTGCGGCGCAGGCGCGCGCGCTTTACCAGCCTGCACTGGCGGAACTGGAGAAATGCTTCGAAGGGTACAGCGACGAACAAGCCATGCGGCGCCCCGACCCGAAGGAATGGAGCGCGTTGGAGGTGGTGGCGCATCTCATCCAGGGCGAGCGCTTCAATGCCATCCTGCTCTCCAGCCTGGTCGACGGCTACGAACTGACCAACGACGGCTTCGGCTCCAACGTCACTGCGGCGGTGGAGGCGACCGTCAAAGCCAATCCGTCCATTCAACTCATGCTCGACGCGCTGCGCCGCTCGGTGGAGGAGATCCTCATCTACACCGAACTGCTGCCCGAGGAGTTTGCCGCGAACCGCGCAAGCTACTACCGCTTCGGCTCCATCCTGCTGCAGCCCAACTTCCACATCACCGCGCACACTCAGCAGATCAAGGATGCGCTCGCCGCGGCAGGGAAGTAG
- the serS gene encoding serine--tRNA ligase, giving the protein MLDINLIRETPDVVRKALADRQMDASPVDAILQLDEKRRALLGQVEALKAERNVVSKEIGKMKDAAERGAKIEAMRVVGDQISALDKEVEQVESELNGLTSVLPNIPDERTPYGKDDSENVVIKTVGEPRKFDFQPLPHWDLGPALGIIDFERGTKLTGSRFYVLQGAGARLQRALIAWMLDLHIRQGYQEEYLPFMVKTATVYGAGQLPKFADNLYKDHEEDLYFVPTAEIPLTGLHMDEILDEASLPRLYTAYTPCFRREKMSAGRDVRGIKRGHQFDKVEMYTYCKPEDSEALHQKMLKDAEETCELLGIPYRVKQLCTGDIGFGATLTYDLELWAPGCDEWLEVSSVSNVTDFQARRANIKYRPADGGRTRLLHTLNGSGLGLPRTMIAVMENYQQADGSILVPEVLRPWMGGIEVITP; this is encoded by the coding sequence ATGCTTGATATCAATCTTATTCGCGAAACGCCCGATGTGGTCCGCAAAGCGCTGGCAGACCGCCAGATGGACGCATCTCCCGTGGACGCCATTTTGCAGTTGGATGAAAAACGCCGCGCATTGCTGGGTCAGGTGGAGGCGCTCAAGGCGGAGCGGAATGTCGTCTCGAAGGAGATCGGCAAAATGAAAGACGCCGCAGAACGGGGGGCGAAGATCGAGGCGATGCGCGTGGTGGGCGACCAGATCTCAGCGTTGGACAAGGAAGTGGAGCAGGTCGAATCCGAATTGAACGGGTTGACATCCGTCCTGCCCAACATCCCCGACGAGCGCACGCCATACGGAAAAGACGATAGCGAGAACGTGGTCATCAAGACCGTGGGCGAGCCGCGCAAATTTGACTTTCAACCGCTTCCGCACTGGGACCTCGGACCTGCGCTCGGTATCATTGACTTTGAACGCGGCACCAAGCTGACCGGCTCCCGCTTTTACGTGTTGCAGGGAGCCGGCGCGAGATTGCAGCGCGCGTTGATCGCATGGATGCTCGACCTGCACATCCGCCAGGGGTATCAGGAGGAGTACCTTCCGTTCATGGTCAAGACCGCGACGGTGTACGGCGCGGGGCAGCTGCCGAAGTTCGCGGACAATCTCTACAAAGACCACGAGGAAGACCTGTACTTTGTGCCGACCGCCGAGATCCCGTTGACTGGTTTGCACATGGATGAGATCCTCGATGAAGCATCCCTGCCGAGGCTATACACAGCCTACACGCCCTGCTTCCGCCGCGAAAAGATGAGTGCGGGACGCGATGTGCGCGGCATCAAACGCGGGCATCAGTTCGATAAAGTGGAGATGTACACCTATTGCAAGCCCGAAGATTCGGAAGCGCTGCATCAGAAGATGTTGAAGGATGCCGAAGAGACCTGCGAACTGCTCGGCATTCCCTACCGCGTGAAACAGTTGTGCACGGGCGACATCGGTTTTGGCGCAACATTGACTTACGACCTGGAGCTTTGGGCGCCCGGCTGTGACGAGTGGCTGGAGGTTTCGTCGGTTTCCAATGTGACCGATTTTCAGGCGCGCCGCGCGAACATCAAATACCGCCCCGCCGATGGCGGCAGGACGCGCCTCCTGCACACGCTGAACGGTTCCGGGCTGGGTCTGCCGCGCACGATGATCGCCGTGATGGAGAACTACCAGCAAGCCGACGGCTCGATCCTCGTGCCTGAAGTCCTGCGCCCGTGGATGGGCGGCATCGAGGTCATCACACCGTAG
- a CDS encoding dual specificity protein phosphatase family protein, whose translation MFEHPLKKLPIPESYWVEEDRFLAGEYPASRDPEAARRRIEAFLEAGIRTFVDLTQPHELVPYEPILKDQSRIYDLDLAYHRFPIRDHSIPTSNQMSEILDVIDNSIERGNPVYVHCWGGVGRTGVTVACYFIRRGLSADDALKRVAGLYKTRPQTYFFMTSPETDEQFEFVRNWWEEPPRNHKPRYCEG comes from the coding sequence GTGTTCGAACATCCCTTGAAAAAACTTCCCATCCCCGAATCCTACTGGGTCGAAGAAGACCGCTTTCTCGCGGGCGAATACCCCGCCAGCCGCGACCCTGAAGCCGCGCGCCGCCGCATCGAAGCTTTTCTCGAAGCGGGCATCCGCACCTTCGTTGACCTGACCCAGCCGCACGAACTCGTCCCATACGAACCCATCCTCAAAGACCAGTCCCGCATCTACGACCTCGACCTCGCCTATCATCGCTTTCCCATCCGCGATCACAGCATTCCCACCTCAAACCAAATGAGCGAGATACTCGACGTCATTGACAACTCCATCGAGCGCGGCAATCCTGTATACGTCCACTGCTGGGGCGGGGTGGGGCGCACAGGCGTCACAGTGGCGTGTTACTTCATCCGCCGCGGGCTTTCCGCAGACGATGCCTTGAAGCGCGTCGCCGGATTGTACAAAACCAGACCGCAAACCTATTTCTTTATGACCTCTCCCGAAACCGACGAGCAATTCGAGTTCGTCCGCAACTGGTGGGAGGAGCCGCCCCGAAACCACAAGCCGCGATACTGCGAAGGATGA
- a CDS encoding DUF1786 domain-containing protein: MKILSVDIGTGTQDIFLYDSNLDIENGFKLVLPSPTMMVHRRLKQSLHTRTPILLTGHQMGGGPSAWAIEEYARAGIPVYMTPSAATTLNDELDKVEALGIEIVSEEESHKISGVSKIELKDFDFELISKTFKDYGVSLDDLSAIAVAVFDHGNAPAGVSDRQFRFDYLDERIKEKNSLSAFAFLSNNIPAIMTRLQSVADSAGDLPCPLVVMDTAPAAVLGATFDPQVTTRKHKIICNIGNFHTLAFRLGEKGIDGVFEHHTGEIDLPKLEGLIRKLADGSLRHEDVFDDMGHGALMYSDDAFEFGKDGFDVVVTGPRRSMFAGAMHTLTGTRASPLRPYFAVPFGDMMIAGCFGLLAATAEVLPGLAEPVIRSLRGGGGRGVAPWDVNPSG; encoded by the coding sequence ATGAAAATCTTATCAGTTGACATCGGCACAGGCACGCAGGATATTTTTCTTTATGATTCGAATCTCGACATCGAGAACGGATTCAAACTCGTCCTGCCTTCGCCTACGATGATGGTACATCGCCGTCTCAAGCAGTCGCTTCACACACGGACCCCGATCCTGCTTACTGGACATCAAATGGGCGGCGGTCCCTCGGCTTGGGCGATCGAAGAGTATGCGCGCGCAGGCATTCCCGTCTATATGACGCCTTCCGCTGCGACAACGTTGAACGATGAGTTGGATAAGGTGGAGGCGTTGGGGATAGAGATCGTCTCAGAGGAAGAAAGCCATAAGATATCAGGGGTCAGCAAGATCGAGTTGAAGGATTTCGATTTCGAGTTGATCTCCAAGACCTTCAAGGATTACGGCGTTTCGCTGGATGATTTATCAGCAATCGCAGTGGCGGTCTTTGATCACGGTAATGCGCCCGCAGGAGTATCAGACAGGCAGTTCCGGTTTGATTATTTGGATGAACGCATAAAAGAAAAGAACTCGCTTTCCGCATTCGCATTTCTTTCCAACAACATCCCCGCCATCATGACGCGCCTGCAATCCGTAGCGGACTCGGCGGGCGATCTGCCCTGTCCGCTGGTGGTGATGGATACGGCTCCAGCCGCAGTGTTGGGCGCAACCTTTGACCCGCAAGTGACTACGCGCAAACATAAGATCATCTGCAACATCGGTAACTTCCACACGCTGGCGTTTCGGCTGGGAGAAAAAGGCATTGACGGCGTGTTCGAGCATCACACCGGCGAAATTGACCTGCCGAAGTTGGAAGGTCTCATCCGCAAACTGGCGGATGGCTCACTCAGGCACGAAGATGTGTTCGATGACATGGGTCACGGCGCGCTGATGTATTCGGATGATGCCTTTGAATTCGGGAAAGATGGTTTCGATGTGGTGGTGACGGGACCGAGACGTTCGATGTTTGCAGGGGCGATGCATACCCTAACGGGCACACGTGCATCGCCCCTACGCCCTTACTTCGCCGTCCCGTTCGGGGATATGATGATCGCGGGCTGTTTCGGTCTGCTGGCGGCAACAGCGGAGGTACTGCCCGGGTTGGCAGAGCCAGTGATAAGGTCGTTGCGAGGCGGGGGCGGACGGGGCGTCGCGCCGTGGGATGTGAATCCCAGCGGTTAG
- a CDS encoding class I SAM-dependent methyltransferase: MKRIFHLIKGFFRRINRLYHFFVHLIFDTSNEFLNPDLQDAIRENLLYLRFAPPGHYYSPIPSISQLKAKEKKIFEEKKPLPKGIKLNSHIMLDYLKQFQAFYPEFNFSEKKSSSSYRFWMDNGIYSRGDAIVLYSMMRHLKPSKIIEAGSGMSSCLMLDVNEFFLDNRVQLTFVDPYPDRLLSLIHPGDETKIQLVSENLQDTDLSIYAELEENDIAFFDSTHVSKCDSDVNFIFFEILPILKPGVYIHFHDIFYPFEYPKQWLLEIGAAWNEIYLLRAFLEFNDLFEISFFSDYMTTFHRGQLEDAIPRFLDGPGGSIWLKKISD, from the coding sequence ATGAAAAGGATATTTCACCTAATCAAAGGTTTTTTTCGCCGAATTAATCGCTTGTATCATTTTTTCGTACATTTGATTTTTGATACAAGCAACGAGTTTCTTAACCCTGACTTACAAGATGCTATTCGCGAGAATTTACTTTACCTTCGCTTCGCCCCTCCCGGGCACTACTATTCACCCATACCATCAATATCCCAATTAAAAGCAAAGGAGAAAAAAATTTTTGAAGAAAAGAAACCGCTGCCAAAGGGAATTAAACTTAACAGCCACATTATGTTGGATTACCTGAAGCAGTTCCAAGCCTTCTATCCTGAATTCAACTTTTCAGAAAAAAAATCATCCTCATCATATCGTTTTTGGATGGACAATGGCATCTACTCGCGGGGAGATGCCATTGTGCTCTACTCCATGATGCGCCATTTAAAGCCGTCAAAAATAATAGAAGCAGGTTCGGGAATGTCTTCCTGCTTAATGCTGGATGTCAATGAGTTTTTTCTAGACAATAGGGTTCAATTAACATTCGTTGATCCATATCCAGATCGACTATTGTCGTTGATCCACCCTGGAGATGAAACAAAAATCCAACTCGTCTCCGAAAATCTCCAAGATACAGACCTAAGCATCTATGCTGAACTAGAGGAAAACGACATTGCATTTTTCGACTCAACACACGTCAGCAAATGCGACAGCGATGTTAACTTTATCTTCTTCGAAATACTACCCATCCTGAAACCTGGCGTGTATATTCACTTCCACGATATCTTCTATCCTTTCGAATATCCCAAACAGTGGCTCCTTGAAATTGGAGCTGCCTGGAACGAAATTTATCTACTAAGGGCTTTCTTAGAATTCAATGATCTTTTTGAAATCTCATTTTTCAGCGATTACATGACCACCTTTCACCGAGGTCAATTAGAAGATGCGATTCCAAGGTTTTTAGATGGTCCCGGAGGCAGTATTTGGCTAAAGAAAATCAGCGATTAG